The Deltaproteobacteria bacterium genome includes a region encoding these proteins:
- a CDS encoding paraslipin, with protein sequence MVGTIFVVLAFVLVFYIVRIVPQQSAYVVERLGKYDRTLTAGLHIILPFIDRVSYKHSLKELVLDVPEQLCITRDNVQIHVDGVLFMRVMDASRASYGVSNYQWAVSQLAQTTLRSEFGKLDLDRTFEERESINGQVVLALDKATESWGVKVLRYEIKSITPPKDVIEAMEKQMRAEREKRAKILESEGDRDSKINRADGVKQETIKASEAQRQKQINEAEGEASAILAIATATANGLRQVASALAADGGREAARLRVAENWVNNFGELARTTNSMIVPASVSDMSAMLATAFGVFEQSKTKQ encoded by the coding sequence ATGGTTGGTACAATTTTCGTCGTGCTGGCGTTTGTACTGGTGTTTTACATCGTCAGGATCGTGCCGCAGCAGAGCGCTTATGTCGTCGAGCGCTTGGGTAAGTACGATCGTACATTGACTGCAGGGTTACACATCATTTTGCCCTTCATTGATCGCGTTAGTTATAAACATTCACTCAAAGAGCTAGTCCTGGATGTTCCTGAGCAGCTTTGTATTACGCGTGATAACGTACAGATTCACGTTGATGGCGTACTCTTTATGCGTGTGATGGACGCTTCGCGCGCATCCTATGGGGTGTCGAACTATCAGTGGGCCGTCAGCCAGTTAGCTCAGACAACGTTACGCTCTGAATTTGGTAAATTAGATCTTGACCGGACATTTGAAGAGCGTGAGTCGATTAACGGTCAGGTTGTATTGGCTCTCGATAAGGCGACCGAATCTTGGGGGGTAAAAGTACTGCGTTATGAGATCAAGTCGATTACGCCACCCAAAGACGTGATCGAGGCGATGGAAAAGCAGATGCGCGCTGAGCGTGAAAAACGCGCAAAGATTCTCGAGTCCGAGGGTGATCGTGATTCGAAGATTAACCGGGCGGACGGTGTGAAGCAGGAAACCATCAAAGCCTCTGAGGCCCAACGTCAGAAGCAAATCAACGAGGCTGAAGGTGAGGCTTCTGCTATCTTGGCGATTGCAACAGCGACCGCAAATGGTCTTAGGCAAGTGGCCAGCGCTCTCGCAGCTGACGGTGGCCGTGAGGCCGCGCGGCTGCGTGTTGCGGAGAATTGGGTTAATAATTTCGGCGAGCTTGCTAGGACCACTAATTCCATGATCGTCCCAGCATCGGTCAGCGATATGAGCGCCATGCTAGCGACGGCATTTGGTGTATTCGAGCAATCAAAGACTAAACAATGA
- the fbaA gene encoding class II fructose-bisphosphate aldolase — MAKFKAGVIFGEDLKALYAEAKARQFALPAANVTSTSTINAVLETAARVQSPVVVQVSHGGAQFYAGKALNNDHQRATIVGAVSAAEHVHHLAELYGVTVVLHTDHAARKLLPWIDGLLDAGEKFHKLHGKPLFSSHMLDLSEESLSENIETCATYLKRMKKIGTSIEIELGVTGGEEDGVDNTGIDSSRLYTQPQDVCFAYDELSKVSNHFTVAASFGNVHGVYKPGNVQLRPVILKNSQDYVSKEKGTGPKPVDFVFHGGSGSTAAEIREAISYGVIKMNLDTDLQWAFWDGVHKYYREKKDYLQAQIGNPEGDDRPNKKYYDPRVWLRSGEQEFSKRLEQAFRELNCIGANK, encoded by the coding sequence ATGGCTAAGTTCAAAGCTGGTGTGATCTTCGGCGAGGACCTTAAAGCTCTTTATGCGGAAGCGAAGGCGCGGCAGTTTGCTCTGCCCGCGGCCAACGTCACAAGCACAAGTACGATCAATGCCGTCTTGGAGACGGCGGCTAGAGTGCAATCACCTGTGGTGGTTCAAGTGTCGCACGGCGGAGCGCAATTTTACGCCGGCAAGGCACTAAACAATGATCATCAGCGGGCAACTATCGTCGGTGCAGTATCTGCAGCCGAGCATGTGCACCATCTGGCTGAACTTTACGGAGTGACTGTTGTACTTCATACGGATCACGCTGCACGCAAGTTACTGCCGTGGATTGACGGACTACTCGATGCAGGTGAGAAGTTTCACAAACTTCACGGCAAGCCTCTTTTCAGCTCGCACATGTTGGACCTGTCGGAAGAGTCTCTGAGTGAAAACATTGAGACCTGTGCGACCTATCTAAAACGGATGAAAAAGATCGGGACCTCGATCGAGATCGAGCTAGGTGTTACTGGTGGTGAAGAGGACGGTGTCGACAACACGGGAATCGACAGTTCGCGGCTGTATACGCAACCACAGGACGTCTGTTTTGCTTACGATGAACTATCCAAGGTATCGAACCATTTCACGGTGGCGGCATCTTTTGGCAACGTGCACGGTGTTTATAAGCCGGGCAATGTCCAGCTGCGGCCGGTCATTTTGAAGAATTCCCAGGACTACGTCTCGAAAGAGAAAGGGACTGGACCCAAGCCGGTTGATTTTGTATTCCACGGTGGATCAGGATCGACTGCGGCAGAGATTCGTGAAGCAATCTCTTACGGTGTCATTAAAATGAACTTGGATACCGATTTGCAATGGGCTTTCTGGGACGGAGTGCACAAGTACTACCGTGAGAAGAAAGACTACCTGCAGGCGCAAATCGGCAATCCCGAGGGCGATGATCGGCCCAACAAAAAATATTACGATCCACGCGTGTGGCTGCGGTCTGGTGAACAAGAGTTTTCGAAACGGCTTGAACAAGCGTTCCGTGAGCTCAATTGTATCGGTGCAAACAAGTAG
- a CDS encoding RluA family pseudouridine synthase, producing MKTYDLTVGAAQSGMRLDVYLVAAELGLSRRKIRQVIDVGGVYVNRKRVRIASRQVCRGDKIRVEYSESSLKTIRAAEPQLAAEALLYEAHGVVAINKPPGLPSQATKDQSVMHVVPSLEALFKSLGRPKTPFTLVHRLDKETSGVILVATSAARATWLTDQFRERAVRKTYLALCYGVAKSKSFTERAFLTEIDKRSGDVKVVRAGGRTAVTHFRVLSENKELGISLVACHPETGRSHQIRVHLQLNGLPIIGDKRYSGPSKRPLPAQLAELSSLHHFLHAYSLQFAPTAGSKPVLVNASMPPRFINFINASGLLFDASQV from the coding sequence ATGAAGACTTATGACCTGACGGTAGGCGCTGCCCAAAGCGGCATGCGCCTTGACGTATACTTAGTAGCCGCTGAGCTTGGCTTGTCGCGGCGTAAGATCCGGCAGGTGATTGACGTTGGTGGTGTGTACGTCAACCGCAAGCGAGTGCGCATAGCGTCGCGGCAGGTTTGTCGCGGCGATAAGATTCGTGTGGAGTACAGCGAATCATCCCTAAAGACGATACGTGCAGCAGAGCCCCAACTGGCAGCTGAGGCGCTGCTTTACGAGGCTCACGGGGTTGTTGCCATAAACAAACCCCCAGGCCTACCGTCTCAGGCGACCAAAGATCAGTCGGTGATGCACGTGGTGCCAAGCTTGGAGGCGCTCTTTAAATCGTTAGGGCGCCCCAAGACCCCGTTCACATTAGTGCATCGCTTAGATAAGGAAACCTCTGGCGTCATCTTGGTCGCGACTAGCGCTGCCAGGGCTACATGGCTCACCGATCAGTTCAGGGAACGCGCTGTGCGCAAAACTTACCTGGCCTTATGTTACGGGGTGGCCAAGTCCAAGTCTTTTACGGAGCGTGCTTTCCTAACCGAGATTGATAAACGGTCCGGGGATGTCAAAGTGGTCCGCGCCGGTGGACGGACGGCAGTGACGCACTTTCGGGTGCTCAGTGAAAATAAGGAACTAGGTATAAGCCTCGTTGCTTGCCACCCAGAGACAGGGCGTAGCCATCAAATCAGGGTACATCTGCAGCTAAACGGTCTGCCTATCATTGGGGATAAACGCTACAGTGGCCCCAGTAAGCGCCCCCTACCTGCCCAGTTGGCGGAGTTGAGTTCTCTCCACCATTTTCTCCATGCCTATAGTTTGCAGTTCGCGCCGACTGCCGGCAGCAAGCCAGTCCTCGTGAATGCGTCCATGCCGCCCAGGTTTATCAATTTCATCAATGCCTCGGGGCTGCTGTTTGACGCTAGTCAGGTTTAA
- a CDS encoding DUF1566 domain-containing protein, translated as MGSRSHKLAILLSAYALGCKGGVKASVANNAPAAATGQVSCLPTGPFGPDCPAPALKITDVNKIIVQPGDNLVLKGENFRSGLRVKLTSSAGDQDAAFVTESASQLNVKIPTNQTVGLVTINLTQDGVNQRVTIMSDGGKSDFPVTNMTPDLVCGGLKFYDGNGTLQVGTRNCGSGGSASGCNVDGQVGCLSTADFPAIKIAALDPWNLRHGVTTAGVVGRLPLNCRNTVAKDNFSAQLPRAVSATGNPSIFTLANHGLDNGQKVRLNYDLGLNWPASDELYTRDLVVNRIDDNTFSLLDGSTIVTATSLMNNMTVSRVQLSETNKYSTLDHALNYMGSGYLYSNPWPAGAECGGLEVVKGDTKVWRDVTLDATLAPSSCSATQQNCAYLDKISNLTWTKKYMVPLDWANAMIVCDALDYNGKSDWRLPTQLELMAAAAHGAVTIESIDWIPKDTMLLSSTTVSPVLGQLAEDLTYKAWQTSLADGLTQRIDKSSVSEFACVR; from the coding sequence ATGGGCAGCCGGTCTCACAAATTAGCGATCTTGCTGAGCGCTTATGCCCTCGGGTGCAAGGGCGGCGTGAAGGCCAGCGTCGCCAACAACGCGCCGGCCGCCGCTACGGGGCAGGTGTCTTGCCTGCCGACTGGGCCCTTTGGGCCAGATTGCCCAGCACCAGCCCTTAAGATCACAGACGTGAATAAGATCATCGTGCAGCCCGGCGACAATCTCGTCTTGAAGGGCGAAAATTTTCGCAGTGGTCTGCGAGTAAAACTGACGTCCAGTGCCGGCGACCAGGATGCTGCGTTTGTGACTGAGAGTGCAAGCCAACTAAATGTCAAAATTCCGACGAACCAGACTGTCGGTCTGGTAACCATAAACCTGACTCAGGACGGTGTGAACCAGCGTGTCACTATCATGTCGGACGGAGGTAAGTCCGATTTTCCCGTGACTAACATGACGCCCGATTTAGTTTGTGGTGGTCTCAAGTTCTACGATGGTAACGGGACTCTGCAGGTAGGCACACGTAATTGCGGGTCCGGTGGATCAGCGTCTGGATGTAATGTTGATGGCCAGGTAGGATGTCTATCCACAGCGGATTTTCCAGCAATCAAAATCGCCGCCCTCGATCCTTGGAACCTGCGCCACGGTGTCACCACGGCTGGTGTGGTTGGGCGTTTACCGCTGAACTGCAGGAACACTGTGGCTAAGGATAATTTTAGCGCCCAGTTGCCACGCGCTGTTAGTGCTACTGGGAACCCATCGATCTTCACTCTAGCGAATCACGGACTAGATAACGGTCAAAAGGTGCGCCTTAACTATGATTTGGGTCTCAACTGGCCTGCGAGCGATGAGCTTTATACTAGAGATCTGGTGGTCAATAGGATAGACGACAACACTTTTAGTCTTCTGGATGGTAGCACAATAGTCACCGCAACCTCGTTAATGAACAATATGACGGTGTCTCGCGTTCAGCTAAGCGAAACAAACAAATACTCAACCCTTGACCACGCGCTGAACTACATGGGTTCAGGGTATCTCTATAGCAATCCTTGGCCAGCCGGAGCCGAATGTGGTGGACTTGAGGTTGTAAAAGGCGACACCAAGGTTTGGCGCGATGTGACGTTAGATGCCACGCTCGCGCCGAGTAGTTGCTCCGCGACGCAGCAAAATTGCGCCTACCTAGACAAGATTTCTAACCTAACTTGGACAAAGAAATATATGGTGCCTCTGGACTGGGCCAACGCAATGATTGTCTGCGACGCGCTAGATTACAATGGTAAGTCAGACTGGCGGCTTCCTACGCAGTTGGAATTGATGGCCGCCGCAGCTCACGGCGCTGTCACTATCGAGAGTATCGACTGGATTCCCAAAGATACGATGCTATTGAGTTCAACCACGGTGTCACCGGTGCTTGGCCAACTGGCAGAGGATTTGACGTATAAAGCGTGGCAGACCAGCCTAGCCGACGGGCTCACGCAAAGAATCGATAAATCTTCTGTATCAGAATTCGCCTGTGTGCGCTGA
- a CDS encoding threonylcarbamoyl-AMP synthase, giving the protein MLKRRPPPTKNSFRAASLGVLLRTWVVTELVEPSERAVTRTVKTQRLKCSDRATHVAKELIVSGEVVAVPTETVYGLAADATNEAAVAKIYAAKGRPSFNPLIVHVGRHSNSCAKLLSQRLLDARTLSDAATCVSDRLMKAFWPGPLTLVLPRGEALPAVVAGGLATIGFRMPRHAAFLDLIEASQKPLAAPSANRSNRISPTTADHVIEELGGLIPLVLDGGSAPVGVESTIVAVNHDGTLTLLRPGGLPVEQITTVARAHFTELQIPLTDKPAAPGMLKLHYAPSKPLILAGAGLTSELAYKIGRLSGISRIGIMSFGALPITLDGLGLDKDLFSAGKIIQFPADDQLVASGLFNALRELDHSDVHVIVAELPSQRAGGLWPAICDRLSRGGSAHTGEF; this is encoded by the coding sequence TTGCTAAAGAGGCGCCCACCCCCAACCAAGAATTCCTTCCGCGCGGCATCGCTTGGAGTGCTTCTGAGAACGTGGGTAGTGACGGAGCTGGTGGAGCCGAGTGAGAGGGCTGTGACTAGGACCGTGAAAACACAACGCCTTAAATGCTCAGACCGCGCCACTCACGTAGCTAAAGAACTCATCGTCAGTGGCGAGGTTGTTGCTGTGCCGACCGAAACTGTTTACGGGTTGGCAGCTGACGCTACCAATGAAGCAGCAGTCGCCAAGATTTATGCTGCCAAGGGCCGCCCATCTTTTAATCCACTCATTGTCCATGTTGGCCGTCACTCTAACTCCTGTGCCAAGTTGCTTAGTCAGCGACTCCTAGATGCACGTACACTGAGCGATGCGGCCACATGCGTGAGTGATCGCCTGATGAAGGCGTTTTGGCCGGGACCTTTAACCTTAGTTTTGCCAAGGGGCGAGGCACTCCCCGCCGTGGTCGCTGGTGGTCTTGCGACAATAGGGTTTCGCATGCCGCGTCACGCCGCATTTCTCGACTTAATAGAGGCCTCCCAAAAACCTCTCGCAGCACCGAGCGCCAATCGCTCAAATCGCATCAGCCCCACGACTGCTGATCATGTCATCGAGGAACTTGGCGGCCTCATCCCCCTCGTGCTTGACGGCGGATCCGCGCCAGTTGGTGTGGAGTCCACTATAGTCGCCGTGAATCACGATGGCACGCTGACCCTGCTACGGCCAGGCGGTCTGCCAGTGGAGCAAATTACAACTGTAGCGCGGGCGCATTTTACGGAATTACAAATTCCGCTGACCGATAAACCCGCAGCCCCCGGCATGCTGAAGCTACACTATGCGCCGTCGAAGCCACTCATTCTCGCGGGCGCAGGGCTGACCTCAGAGCTCGCATACAAAATAGGACGGCTCTCCGGAATAAGCCGGATTGGCATTATGAGTTTTGGAGCACTTCCAATCACTTTAGATGGCTTAGGCTTGGATAAAGATCTTTTCAGCGCCGGAAAAATCATCCAGTTTCCTGCCGACGATCAATTAGTCGCCAGTGGACTTTTCAACGCTCTGCGCGAGTTAGATCATAGTGACGTGCATGTCATCGTTGCAGAGCTACCTTCCCAAAGAGCGGGTGGACTTTGGCCAGCTATTTGTGATCGACTAAGTCGTGGTGGTTCAGCGCACACAGGCGAATTCTGA
- the lipA gene encoding lipoyl synthase: MSTEDPMATELRPAAAPQDKPLHVGKPAWLKTAIPTGGTYFQIKKDLRERKLYTVCEEAKCPNISQCWSQRTATFMVLGDTCTRACRFCNVKTGNPGGWLDPHEPDQTAESAKAMGLKYAVITMVDRDDLPDGGAAHVGRVIHRVRELSPHIKIEILAGDFAAQDHCLTTLLAAKPDVFAHNLETVERLTPRVRDARAGYLQSLRVLRRVRELADYRVYTKSALMLGLGETLAEVEATLADMREYGVEFVTIGQYMRPTKKHLSIKRWVPPEEFDEIAAKARAMGFLSVVSGPLVRSSYRAAEFFNAATSGAEP, translated from the coding sequence ATGTCCACAGAAGACCCAATGGCCACCGAATTACGGCCCGCGGCAGCGCCGCAGGATAAACCTCTGCATGTTGGTAAGCCTGCTTGGCTGAAGACAGCCATTCCGACTGGCGGCACCTACTTTCAAATCAAAAAAGACCTCCGTGAGCGCAAGCTTTATACGGTCTGTGAAGAGGCCAAATGTCCTAACATCAGCCAGTGTTGGAGCCAGCGCACCGCCACTTTTATGGTGCTGGGTGATACATGCACCAGGGCCTGCCGCTTCTGCAACGTCAAGACTGGTAACCCAGGTGGGTGGTTAGATCCGCACGAGCCCGACCAAACGGCAGAATCGGCTAAGGCTATGGGGCTAAAATACGCCGTGATCACGATGGTCGATCGTGATGACTTGCCCGACGGTGGTGCCGCCCATGTGGGGCGCGTGATTCACCGCGTCCGTGAACTGAGTCCGCACATCAAGATCGAAATATTAGCCGGTGACTTTGCGGCGCAGGACCACTGTTTGACTACTCTACTCGCCGCTAAACCTGACGTGTTTGCACACAATCTAGAAACGGTGGAGCGCTTGACTCCGCGGGTGCGCGATGCCCGTGCAGGCTATTTGCAGTCGCTGCGCGTGCTGCGTCGCGTGCGTGAGCTGGCAGATTACCGCGTCTACACGAAAAGCGCGCTGATGCTCGGCCTAGGCGAAACTCTCGCTGAGGTGGAAGCAACTCTGGCTGACATGCGTGAATACGGCGTCGAGTTTGTGACCATTGGGCAGTATATGCGTCCGACCAAGAAGCATCTGAGCATCAAGCGTTGGGTGCCGCCAGAGGAGTTTGATGAGATCGCGGCCAAGGCACGCGCCATGGGCTTCCTGTCCGTGGTCTCTGGCCCTCTGGTACGGAGTTCGTACCGCGCGGCCGAATTCTTTAACGCAGCCACCTCCGGTGCGGAGCCGTAG
- a CDS encoding lysophospholipid acyltransferase family protein translates to MDRWLDRLLAGILTALWLVLAALPMIFLDRLAALFAPVYRLLARRDRQRLESNVHRIYGLPPQSHFARMFSRQVFREQLTIALETMRLVRFPSRARIIGFDELEGRVAAAEAAGRGHIMVTAHLGSWELCAYYAQKAAKRPLHVLAKPAKRRFLTKFLDKLRARMQVHVLWTDRKTLVRDMLGALKKGESLGFVMDQKPEGRQGPRVPFLGIPTEFVTGPAAMTIRSGCPVIAIFCVREGCGQYRLLSKTLLGADHGETDETAITALFADAITDAIRAYPEQWTWSYKRWRET, encoded by the coding sequence GTGGATCGTTGGCTGGATCGTTTACTTGCGGGCATACTAACGGCCCTTTGGCTTGTGCTGGCTGCTTTGCCTATGATCTTTTTAGACCGGCTAGCGGCGCTCTTTGCGCCAGTGTACCGGCTACTGGCGCGGCGCGATAGGCAGCGTCTTGAGTCCAATGTTCACAGGATTTATGGTCTGCCTCCGCAGAGTCATTTTGCCCGCATGTTTAGTCGTCAGGTCTTTCGCGAGCAACTAACTATCGCTCTTGAGACGATGCGTCTTGTGCGCTTTCCAAGTCGCGCGAGGATCATTGGCTTCGATGAGCTTGAAGGGCGAGTGGCCGCGGCCGAGGCCGCCGGTCGTGGGCACATCATGGTAACCGCTCATTTGGGTAGCTGGGAGCTTTGCGCTTACTATGCGCAAAAAGCTGCTAAGCGGCCTCTACACGTGTTGGCTAAACCGGCAAAAAGACGTTTTCTCACTAAATTTCTCGATAAGTTAAGGGCGCGCATGCAAGTTCACGTGCTGTGGACCGACCGCAAAACCTTGGTTCGTGACATGCTGGGCGCCTTGAAAAAAGGCGAGTCGCTTGGTTTTGTGATGGACCAGAAGCCCGAGGGGCGGCAGGGGCCGCGGGTGCCCTTTCTAGGCATCCCCACGGAATTTGTGACCGGGCCCGCAGCGATGACCATCCGCTCAGGTTGTCCGGTCATAGCGATCTTCTGTGTACGCGAGGGTTGTGGCCAGTATCGACTACTTAGCAAAACTTTGCTCGGCGCTGACCACGGTGAGACTGATGAGACGGCGATAACGGCGCTGTTCGCGGATGCCATTACTGATGCCATCCGCGCTTATCCCGAGCAGTGGACCTGGTCTTATAAAAGGTGGCGCGAAACCTAG
- a CDS encoding matrixin family metalloprotease, with product MARKLILGIFIVASWPLMTGFVLLGKEAATLPATVDAPSIELLWDGKAPTIAEKEKFADGSYGGSSDAEIMERILKKAAATWSNVPGSFLRLTVNANTAAVEDAGDKKYSIIVKALESATEGGVARPVVNDGIIDDCDIALPPSEIDANALLHTLTHEFGHCLGLGHAHTNYKAIMGYSGSSNQVELGADDISGAIYLYADPNDAEAKKFRQLVGIGCGKIASASTNEGIWTMIAALLLPLVTAVVAWRRAH from the coding sequence ATGGCGCGTAAGTTAATACTTGGGATATTTATCGTTGCCTCATGGCCACTCATGACCGGCTTTGTCTTGCTTGGCAAGGAGGCGGCGACCTTGCCAGCTACGGTCGATGCACCGTCGATCGAATTGCTGTGGGACGGCAAGGCACCAACCATAGCCGAAAAAGAAAAATTTGCTGATGGGAGCTACGGCGGTAGTAGCGATGCCGAGATCATGGAGCGGATTCTGAAAAAAGCCGCGGCCACCTGGTCCAATGTGCCTGGGAGTTTTTTGCGTCTGACAGTTAATGCCAATACGGCAGCCGTTGAGGATGCAGGCGATAAAAAGTACAGCATTATCGTCAAGGCCCTAGAAAGCGCCACGGAGGGTGGTGTGGCACGGCCAGTCGTTAACGACGGCATCATTGACGATTGCGATATCGCTTTGCCACCATCGGAGATTGATGCCAACGCCCTGCTACATACATTGACACACGAATTTGGGCACTGCCTAGGACTTGGTCACGCACATACTAACTACAAAGCCATCATGGGTTACAGTGGCAGCTCCAATCAGGTTGAACTTGGTGCCGACGACATCTCTGGCGCTATTTACCTTTATGCCGATCCAAATGACGCTGAGGCTAAAAAATTCCGGCAACTGGTTGGCATTGGGTGCGGCAAGATAGCAAGTGCTTCGACCAATGAAGGCATTTGGACGATGATAGCAGCGCTGCTCTTACCATTGGTGACCGCAGTCGTGGCGTGGCGGAGGGCGCATTGA
- a CDS encoding acyl-CoA dehydrogenase: MPHSSPFPDFVDIKDLLTEEQRLVEQSVREFVAKEVEPRIKDCYLEEKFPTEIIPRLGELGLLGSNLNGYGLPGMDAIAYGLVMQELERCDSGLRSFASVQGSLVMYPIHAFGSEAQKEEWLPKLGSAKAIGCFGLTEANGGSDPGAMMTRAEDKGDHWLLNGSKMWITNGNLAQVAVVWAQTADGIRGFVVPTNSKGFTARKMTGKLSLRASVTSELYFDNIKLPKDAILPKSAGLKSALACLTQARYGIAWGVLGAGEACFDEVIGYVKDRVTFGRPIGHSQLIQRKLALALSRLTQGKLLALRLGQLKNAGNLHFAQVSMAKQNNVEAALEVARSCRDMLGGNGIMAEYKSMRHMCNLETVYTYEGTNDIHLLIVGAEITGTQAFGA; this comes from the coding sequence ATGCCGCATTCATCTCCGTTTCCTGACTTCGTCGATATCAAAGATCTCCTGACTGAAGAGCAACGCCTCGTAGAGCAAAGCGTGCGCGAATTCGTTGCTAAGGAAGTTGAGCCGCGGATCAAGGACTGCTACTTGGAGGAGAAGTTCCCGACGGAGATTATTCCGCGTCTTGGTGAACTTGGTCTCCTCGGCTCAAACCTAAATGGCTACGGGCTCCCCGGTATGGATGCCATCGCTTATGGTTTGGTGATGCAGGAGCTTGAGCGTTGCGACAGCGGTCTCAGAAGCTTTGCCTCGGTGCAAGGATCGCTGGTGATGTACCCTATTCACGCCTTTGGCAGTGAGGCGCAGAAGGAAGAGTGGCTGCCCAAACTTGGTAGTGCCAAGGCCATTGGCTGTTTTGGTTTGACCGAAGCTAACGGTGGCTCAGACCCAGGCGCCATGATGACGCGCGCTGAGGATAAAGGAGACCACTGGCTATTAAACGGCTCCAAGATGTGGATCACCAACGGCAACCTGGCCCAAGTCGCAGTCGTTTGGGCTCAGACTGCCGACGGCATCAGAGGATTCGTCGTTCCGACGAATAGCAAGGGATTCACTGCGCGTAAGATGACTGGGAAGCTGTCGTTGCGGGCATCTGTGACTTCGGAGCTCTACTTCGACAACATCAAGCTACCTAAAGATGCGATACTGCCTAAGTCCGCGGGACTCAAATCAGCTCTCGCCTGTCTCACGCAAGCGCGGTACGGCATCGCTTGGGGCGTCCTTGGTGCCGGTGAGGCCTGTTTTGACGAGGTGATCGGCTACGTCAAGGATCGCGTGACTTTTGGGCGCCCGATTGGTCACAGTCAGTTGATCCAACGTAAGCTTGCTCTGGCGCTGTCGCGACTCACCCAGGGTAAGCTCCTGGCCCTTCGTCTTGGGCAGCTGAAAAATGCGGGCAATTTGCACTTTGCCCAAGTTAGTATGGCTAAACAGAACAATGTTGAGGCTGCACTCGAGGTTGCCAGATCTTGCCGTGATATGCTCGGTGGCAACGGTATCATGGCAGAGTATAAGAGCATGCGTCATATGTGCAACTTGGAGACAGTTTATACCTACGAAGGCACCAACGATATTCACCTGCTGATTGTCGGTGCGGAGATAACTGGGACGCAAGCCTTCGGTGCTTGA